In the Candidatus Protochlamydia phocaeensis genome, TCCAGCTGCATTCCAATCCGTTTCTCCATGCCGGACAATGTACACCTCGCAAGACTCTTGGCTCATAAAGCTTCCGCAGCCTTTGGTTTTAATGTAGGACTATCTACTCCAACTCCCATGGTATGCAAACCATGGTCTACATAAAGAATGGTCCCTGTGATGGCCGATGCTAAAGGCGAGGACAAGAAAGCCGCTGCATTGCCCACTTCATTGGCTGCAAGCTCTTCCTGTAAAGGAGCATTTTCTTGCGAATAATGAATCATGTAATCAATAAAACCGATCGCTTTTGCCGCACGGCTTCTTAAAGGGCCTGCAGAAATTGCATTCACTCGGATATTCCATTTTCTTCCTGCTTCCCAAGCTAGGGTTTGAGTATCGCTTTCAAGAGCCGCCTTTGCCGAGCTCATTCCTCCGCCATATCCAGGAATCACTCTTTCAGACGCTAAATAAGTCAAAGAAAGCGCAGATCCGTGTGGATTCATAATAGGTCCTAAATGGGCAAGCAAGCTAACAAAAGAATAAGAAGAAGAACTGAGCGCCGCCAAGTATCCTTTCCGACTTGTTTCTAATAGGGGTTTTTGAACTTCAGGAGCATTGGCCAAAGAATGAATAAAGATATCAATGTTGCCAAAATCTTGACCAATGGCTTTGCACACCTCGGCAATCGTATAGCCTTCCACATCTTTATAACGCTTATTTTCACGGATATCGTCAGGCACATCTTCAGGCTGGTCAAAAGAGGCATCTAATGGATAAACCTTGGCAAATTCCATCAGCGATCCATCCGATAAACGCCTTGAAGCATCAAATTTGCCGGTATTAAAACTCGTCGTAAAAATCTTTAAAATGGGAGTCCATGTCCCCACTATGATCTCCGCCCCGGCCTCTGCCAAAGCTTTTGCAATTGCCCATCCGAATCCTTGATCATCTCCAATTCCAGCTATAAAGGCTCTTTTTCCTTTAAGGTCAATTTGCAACATAAGATTACCTATATGTAAATTTTGAGAGTCTTATTTTAAATACTCTTTGTTTTCTTGCAAATGATATATATTCAATCAATCTAAAAATACCGAATTTCAGATGTAAATCAGAAGATATTTAAATTAAAATAATTTAAATTTAATTATTTAATTAATGTTTTAATTAATCTTTAATTTTTGTATAATATATTAAAATTTAATATATTTCACAAGATTTCATTGAAAGCAATTGATTTTAAGTAAAATGTTGTTGAAATTTTATAGAATATGCTATAATTTTAATAATTTATAATTAATTAATAACCTTGTGCTAAAAATTTAATTTTAAAGAAGCGGCAGGGTTTCTAAGTTATCAAGTTGGAGTAAATATGCAGTCAAGCCAAAATAGTGCAGTATCTATAGACCCTATACAGTGGGCGAATTGGTTGCAGTCCATTGCAAAAAATCCTCAAGGACACGGAAAAATTGCCCGAGAGAATAACCAATATACCTATCTGAGCTCTGAAGAAATTAAACGCAGACGTTCTATTGAAGTTGTCAATATCCAATCTATTATGGATATCAGTAGCTCTTTATTGCAAAATCGAGAAGCTGATACGGCTCAGACTTATCAAATGTTGCAAGGATTGCGCTATATTCATCAACGACGTGAGAGTAAATATCAAAACATGTTTTTTCTTTTCCGTTGGTTTGCAAAATTGGGGGGAATAGAAGCCAAGCTAGCAAAAGAGAAGGCCATTATTCTTTCACTGGAAGAATCCGTAAAGTCAAATCTTAGCAAACTAGGAACATTAGATCAGCACCGCGAAAATCTTAATGAAGCAATTTTTGAGGGAGCGAAAAACCTTCATTATTTGAAGCAAGTCGTTTCTACAGAAGACACAGATCGCCAAGCGGAAGTGGAAGCTTTAAAGAAGAAGGTTTATGCTCTGAATCCTCGAGTTCCCACTATTAAAAGCCTTATCAAGGCGTTTGGTCCCGAGGTCATTAAGTCGACTTTACAAGAGACGATTGAATTCATTTACGCAGAGAAAGTAGCTCCCGAGCAAAGGGTTAGTTCAGAAGAATTGGCTAGGGATCAAGCGCTTTTTCAGTGCAGTGAATTGGAAGCCAAAGCCATTTATATCAAGCGTTTAATTAAGCATCAACGTACTGATTTATCGGTGTCTTTTATTTCCGCTATTGAACGGACATGGGAAGAGCTTGTTCAAACAGGTCAGCAAAAAGCCGTTGCTATGAATTTGAGTGGCCATCGCGTTCTGTTTATCCCGGGCAAAGACGGAGAAAAAGGCGAAGTATTCATCCATGATAGATATTTGGCTAAGGGAACGTATAAAGCGGCTTTTGTTGCGACAGAGTTCTTTACAGGTAAGAAAAAAGAGCTGCTCGATCAATACGTGGTGTTATTGCCGGCTAAACTAGTCGAAGATGAAATTCCAGATGATGCGGCTGATTCTTTTAGAGAAGCCGACAGGTGGACGCGCACAGAAGAGAGAAAGACTGGCAAGAAAGTCAGGTTTGAAGATTCAACAAGCTCCAGCAGCCAGGAAGAGTACTCAACTCTTTCAAGCGAAGAGGGAACATCCGATACGCGTATTATTGTAGATACGCAGGAAATCGAAAGACGAGAAAAATTAAAGAAAGAGGGCAAAGGCACAGAGGTTGAAGAGAGCACGGGAACCTCGGACAGTTATAATTCGGACAGTTATTCTACCGTTAAGATCAATAAAGCGCCTGATGCCACGTCAAAGACTAAAGAAAGCAGCCAAGTAGTCAAAAATGACGCGCCTAAAGAAAACACAGACGCTTCGGGCACCTATTCTACCTCTGATTTCTCTAAATTGCCAGGGGCTCAAGAGTTGGAAAAAGACGAAGATTATGAGAGCTTGGACTTTGACAATTCGCCAGAAATTAACTCAATAAAGGCGAATATACAGCTTAATAACACAATTATTAAGCCTATTACGAAGCAATCAGTAGAGCGATTAGCAACGCAGCCTTCCGAGGATGAGGAAGATTATAGAAGAGAGGCCGGCTATTGCGTTCGTTTAGGAAATCTGCCAGGTATTTGGCCTACCCATAGAGTGGCGACAGTCCAGGGACAAATTGCCATTATTCAAAAAAAGGCAGGTTACCGAGTTGAAGGCTTAAGAAGGGATGCCATCGATCTAGACGATATGGCTCATTTAGCGGAGCAAAACCGTTTATCCGTTAGAGATCAGATTGCCTTCTTAAATATGATTGAAGATTTCTTGTTAGGGGTAAAGAGTGTGCACGATCAAGGACTCATTCATCGCGATATTAAGCCTAAGAATATTTTATGCGGTACGGATAAGGCTGGGGTATCTGATTTTGGTTTAGTCTGTCCTTTGACCATTTCAAATGAGAAAGGCGAATCTATTCCAAATCCAGAAAGATATACTTTCATCGGGACTCCTTTTTATATAGCACCTGAAGTGACCGGCGTCAATAGCGGCGTTAATGGTAAGCCTTATGCTGAAGTCGATCAAAAAGCGGACATTTGGAGCGTGGGCATCAGTTTGTGGAAAATGCTGACAGGAAAACGCATGGAAGAACATCCTGCGATTGGTTGCTCTCATCCAATGAGGTCCCTATTCCGCGTTCAAGCGCTCTTAATAGGTCCAGGATTGAGAAAAGACTATGAAAATAAATATCCTGAACCTGAAGATAAAACGGGAATTGCCCATCTAATCTGGAGCTGTACCCGCATCGATTCTAAAGAGCGTCCTGATATCCAGACCGTCATTCAACGCTATAGAGCATGGAAAACGGACATAGAGTCGCTTCTACAGAAGCCCAAATCGTCAAGAGCGGAAATAGAGGCGAAGTTAAGCGCGTAAAATCGCTGTTTCCGGCTGTTTGAATCATTCAGGCATAGAAAAAACGAAGGAGGAAATCATTGCATGGTTTCCTCTTTTTGTGCTGAATGGCGCAATTGAGGAAGGAACAGGCGCAATTGGTTGGCGGCTAAATTTAACTCTTCAATTGTTCGATGGAATTGGTGGATGGACTGTGCAATCTGCTGAGCCGTCTGGCTAAGCTGGTTAATAGCTTGGTTGATCTGCTCAGCTCCCGTTGATTGAGCTTGCATCCCTTCATTGACAGTTTCAAAACGAGCAATGAAATTCTGGACTTGCTCCATGATCGTTGCCAATTGCCCGCTGACGAGACTGATCTGTTCTACTCCATTGCGGATTTCTTGCGTAAAATCGTCTACGCTCATGACGCTTGAAGAGACGGCAGTCATAATTTCATTGGCGGTCCTTTCGATATCGAGAGTGGAAACAGCCGTCTGATCTGCCAAGCGGCGGATCTCTCGGGCAATTACAGCAAAGCTGCGGCCGTATTCTCCGGCCTTCTCTGCCTCGATCGAGGCATTAAGCGATAGCAGGTTGGTTTGGTCGGCGACCTTAGTGATGGTCGTAATGACGTTTGTGATGTTGCCCGCTTTTTCGTTGAGGACGGCAAGCTTGGTGGCAATATTGCCGGATGCATTGACCATCTGCCGCATGATGGCTTCCATGTTCGTTAGGGAGTTTTTGCCTGTGACGGCCAAATGCGAGGTTTGCTCGGCGACTTGGCTAATATCTTTTAATGTATTGGCGTACTCTTTGGCTGTCGAAGAAATTTCATTGGCAGCGACGGCAATTTCTCTCGTCGTAGCCTCCTGAGCTATAATAATTGTCTCTTGCTCTTTTGATCCTGCGGCAATTTGATTGGCTGAGTTAGTTAAAGTAAAACCCAGCTCCTCCAGCCGTCCAATAATGACTTCATAAGTTTGAGCCATCTGATTAAAAAGATGAGAGACTCTGCTAAATTCCTTTTGTTCCGTGCCCGGATTAAGGCGAATACTTAAATTGCCTGTAGCAAGGTTATGGATCCCTCTTAACAATTCGTGAAATTGCAGAATCATGCCTTCCATTCTTTGCTTCAAATGATTGATAGAAACTTCTAGAAAACCAATTTCATCGTGATAGGTGATGGGAAGCCGCATAGCGGGCTTGCCATCTATTATTTCCGTTATCCGTTGTTTAATCATTTTCAGTCTCCTCGCCGAATGACGGCAAAGCCAAAGGCCAAAAGCGAACGCGGTTAAGCTAAACATAAGTGTTAGCAGGATTGCCAACCAGAAGCGATTCCGCAGAGTTGTTTGCTGTTCCTTCAATATATGATCGATTTTGTCTGTGATCAAATCCCCTAATTTTACTCCGGAATTAATGGCCTTATTATCTGTAGCCATTAAATCATCGTTTGAAAGGGGAGAGGGAGGATCATTTACAAGGGTGCGGCGGAACAGCTGGATCAATTGTTGAATCGATTGTTTATAAATATGAAAAGAGGAAAGAATCTCTTCACCCAAAGAATCCGTCTGCTCCGGAATCGCTAAAGCGATATTGTCTTTTAAATTATGCAGGTGCAATTCGATGACAGCGAGCCGCGCAAGGAGTTCAGCTTGCATTTTGAGCGTAATTTGCCGGTCAGAAATTGGTTCTTCGGCATTATAGGTCATTTGATAGAGAAGGGCTTGAAGATGGGGAATGTCAATGAGACTCGACAAAATGAGATGAGTAAAAGAGGGATTGGTATTGGCTAATAAATCGTATTGGTCTTCTAAAAAATAACAAAGCTTGAGAGTATCTTCTAATAGTTGCTGGTGAAGATGATCGCTTGCTTGGACAGAATCGAAAGAATAGATAGTTAACTTCTTCCACTCCTCATAGGCACTTGTCGGCGTGAAAAGAGGAAAGGAAAGCGCTCTTGAAGCAGAGGGGAGAGAAGAAATAGACTGAAAATACTCGTCGATTTGTTGATGAAGACGACTTAAATCTTCGGAAACATTCAATTGTCCTTTTAAATAGCGACGAGTCAAAGCTTGGTGGCGCGAGAGACTGTCGATTAATTTTTTTAAAATCGATTGGTATTGATTCCCTTGAATTTGCAACTCTAAAAGGCTGTTTGCGTCCTGATAGGTTCTAACGGAGAAATAGAAAAGAGGAAGAAGAGATAAGCTAAAAATGGCCGATAAAATGAGATAGCGTGGTAGGAGGCTAAAATGTTTAAGAAATGTTGTAGATGTCGCATTTTTCATATTCGAATTAGCAATAAATTTGATTCATCTTATTCATTATTAGAAACGCGAGCTAAATATTCCAAAGCCCTATTGTGTATATATATAAATTTAATAAATAATTTTTTAAATAAAAATACACACTCTTAGACTATTTATAAAAAAATATTTCGCAAGATTTATAAAAAAGAAAAGTTTTCACAATGACTTTTTCTTTTCCATACGCTAAAATGCCTTTTTTTTGCTTAAGAGTTACTTATGAAAATGTCTGTTAAAACAATTCTCTTTCGGTTAATTAGCCTTTCTCTTCTCATTGCAGCTTTATATGGGGCAGGCCGTTTATATTTTCATCTGACAGGAGGCTTTACCTTAGCCAATATTTCTTCTGATTTTTCTTTTAATCCTGAATGGGAAGTGAGGCCTTTAGCTAAAGAAGAAAAAGAGCGATTAACTCAAGCTTTAGATCAGCCTTATTATTACTTAGGCAAAGGGTGCCAATCTTATGTGTTTTTAAGCAAAGATGGCCGTTATGTCATTAAATTTTTTAAGTATCAGCGTTTCCGCATGCAGCCTTGGCTTGTCTATTTCCCTCCCTTGCCAGCCATTGTCAAGTATCGCGAAGAGAAAATGGAAAAAAAATGGGGGAAATTAGATAGCTTTGTCAAAAGCTGGAAAGTGGCATTTGAAAATTTAAGGGATGAAACAGGCCTTATTTTTGTCCATCTCAATAAAACAACCGATCTGCAAAAGCGTCTGACCATTTATGATAAAATAGGTTATTCTCACCAAATCGATTTAGATCAAATGGAATTTTGCATCCAGAATCGTGCCTATATGCTATGCGATGTATTGCTTGAATTGAAGGAAAAGGGCGACTTGCAAGGGGCTAAGCAGTTGATCAACGATCTGCTTGGTCTAATCTTGTCAGAGTATCATAGGGGATTAGCAGATAACGACCATGCCCTCATGCAAAATACAGGTGTTGCTCAAGGAAAGCCCATTCACATTGATGTCGGCCAGTTTGTTCAAAATGAAGCGATCAAGAATCCGACTGTTTATCATCAAGAGCTCTATACTAAAATGTATAAATTTAAGCTGTGGTTGAAAGACTCTTATCCAGAGTTAGCTGATTTTTTAGAGGAACGGTTGGCTGAGATTATAGGTCCTAGTTATGGAACAATGCAGCCTAAATTCCGGCCAAAATAGGAGAGTGTTTTAACAGAAGCTCTTTTATGAGCTCCTAAAGCCTAGCAGTTTGTTTTTAAGTCGATTTTTAGCTGGCACGTGTCGTTCTATTAAATCCGATTAAAATGGTTTTTACGCATTGACTATGGGTTTTGGTTGCGCCTCTACCCACTGCTACTGCCCATGCGCCACTTGCGCGGCTTGTTTGGAATCGCTTATCTATCCCATTGAGATTTGAGTTTTAATGCACTTTCAAAACGATTTTGCCTTGAACATGGCCTTCCTCGCTTTTGGCTTGCGCGTCCCCTGCTTTTTCTAATGGCATTTCTTGAATATGGATGGGGTGAATTTTTCCGGCTTCAATGAGATGGGCTATGTGTTGCAATTCCTTGCCATTGGGAGAGACAAAGACATATAAAGCTTTGATTTTTAATTGTTCGGCTATCGCTTGATTAGGAGGTTCGACAATAGAGACGATGCGTCCGCCTGGTTTGAGAAGCTGATAGCTATCTTTTAAGGTTTGTCCGCCGACTGTATCGAAAACGACATCGAGCCCCTGCGGGTAAAGCCGTTTGATTTCCTCAACCATAGAATGCGCTTTATAGTCGATCGCTGCGCTTGCTCCAAGTTTTTTCACGTACGCATGATTGGATTGGCTGGCAGTCGTTAGAACGTGAGCTCCTGCATAGTTGGCAAATTGAATGGCCAGGCTTCCTACTCCTCCCGCGCCTGCGTGAATAAGGACCGTTT is a window encoding:
- a CDS encoding enoyl-[acyl-carrier-protein] reductase, which produces MLQIDLKGKRAFIAGIGDDQGFGWAIAKALAEAGAEIIVGTWTPILKIFTTSFNTGKFDASRRLSDGSLMEFAKVYPLDASFDQPEDVPDDIRENKRYKDVEGYTIAEVCKAIGQDFGNIDIFIHSLANAPEVQKPLLETSRKGYLAALSSSSYSFVSLLAHLGPIMNPHGSALSLTYLASERVIPGYGGGMSSAKAALESDTQTLAWEAGRKWNIRVNAISAGPLRSRAAKAIGFIDYMIHYSQENAPLQEELAANEVGNAAAFLSSPLASAITGTILYVDHGLHTMGVGVDSPTLKPKAAEAL
- a CDS encoding protein kinase domain-containing protein, which codes for MQSSQNSAVSIDPIQWANWLQSIAKNPQGHGKIARENNQYTYLSSEEIKRRRSIEVVNIQSIMDISSSLLQNREADTAQTYQMLQGLRYIHQRRESKYQNMFFLFRWFAKLGGIEAKLAKEKAIILSLEESVKSNLSKLGTLDQHRENLNEAIFEGAKNLHYLKQVVSTEDTDRQAEVEALKKKVYALNPRVPTIKSLIKAFGPEVIKSTLQETIEFIYAEKVAPEQRVSSEELARDQALFQCSELEAKAIYIKRLIKHQRTDLSVSFISAIERTWEELVQTGQQKAVAMNLSGHRVLFIPGKDGEKGEVFIHDRYLAKGTYKAAFVATEFFTGKKKELLDQYVVLLPAKLVEDEIPDDAADSFREADRWTRTEERKTGKKVRFEDSTSSSSQEEYSTLSSEEGTSDTRIIVDTQEIERREKLKKEGKGTEVEESTGTSDSYNSDSYSTVKINKAPDATSKTKESSQVVKNDAPKENTDASGTYSTSDFSKLPGAQELEKDEDYESLDFDNSPEINSIKANIQLNNTIIKPITKQSVERLATQPSEDEEDYRREAGYCVRLGNLPGIWPTHRVATVQGQIAIIQKKAGYRVEGLRRDAIDLDDMAHLAEQNRLSVRDQIAFLNMIEDFLLGVKSVHDQGLIHRDIKPKNILCGTDKAGVSDFGLVCPLTISNEKGESIPNPERYTFIGTPFYIAPEVTGVNSGVNGKPYAEVDQKADIWSVGISLWKMLTGKRMEEHPAIGCSHPMRSLFRVQALLIGPGLRKDYENKYPEPEDKTGIAHLIWSCTRIDSKERPDIQTVIQRYRAWKTDIESLLQKPKSSRAEIEAKLSA
- a CDS encoding methyl-accepting chemotaxis protein, which codes for MKNATSTTFLKHFSLLPRYLILSAIFSLSLLPLFYFSVRTYQDANSLLELQIQGNQYQSILKKLIDSLSRHQALTRRYLKGQLNVSEDLSRLHQQIDEYFQSISSLPSASRALSFPLFTPTSAYEEWKKLTIYSFDSVQASDHLHQQLLEDTLKLCYFLEDQYDLLANTNPSFTHLILSSLIDIPHLQALLYQMTYNAEEPISDRQITLKMQAELLARLAVIELHLHNLKDNIALAIPEQTDSLGEEILSSFHIYKQSIQQLIQLFRRTLVNDPPSPLSNDDLMATDNKAINSGVKLGDLITDKIDHILKEQQTTLRNRFWLAILLTLMFSLTAFAFGLWLCRHSARRLKMIKQRITEIIDGKPAMRLPITYHDEIGFLEVSINHLKQRMEGMILQFHELLRGIHNLATGNLSIRLNPGTEQKEFSRVSHLFNQMAQTYEVIIGRLEELGFTLTNSANQIAAGSKEQETIIIAQEATTREIAVAANEISSTAKEYANTLKDISQVAEQTSHLAVTGKNSLTNMEAIMRQMVNASGNIATKLAVLNEKAGNITNVITTITKVADQTNLLSLNASIEAEKAGEYGRSFAVIAREIRRLADQTAVSTLDIERTANEIMTAVSSSVMSVDDFTQEIRNGVEQISLVSGQLATIMEQVQNFIARFETVNEGMQAQSTGAEQINQAINQLSQTAQQIAQSIHQFHRTIEELNLAANQLRLFLPQLRHSAQKEETMQ
- a CDS encoding NADP-dependent oxidoreductase, with protein sequence MPANTMKAIILENFGEIDRLKVGQVDKPLPGPDEVQIQIAYTAVNPVDWKIRRGMLQGRLPHDFPLILGWDAAGIVSALGKDVKKFKIGDPVFCYCRKPVIKWGTYAEYICYPAEDVALKPHNLSFAQAAAFPLSGLTAWQALFDSAQLKKNETVLIHAGAGGVGSLAIQFANYAGAHVLTTASQSNHAYVKKLGASAAIDYKAHSMVEEIKRLYPQGLDVVFDTVGGQTLKDSYQLLKPGGRIVSIVEPPNQAIAEQLKIKALYVFVSPNGKELQHIAHLIEAGKIHPIHIQEMPLEKAGDAQAKSEEGHVQGKIVLKVH